The following are from one region of the Camarhynchus parvulus chromosome 3, STF_HiC, whole genome shotgun sequence genome:
- the CCDC167 gene encoding coiled-coil domain-containing protein 167 codes for MRGGRGRTMGRRRAGPSVAREIDGLEEKLARCRQSMEEVDLKLRKEKLSPEGRKSLERERNLLMTKADNYEKELSVLRKENRKNAALAVAVALLIALIYACWTM; via the exons ATGCGCGGTGGGCGCGGCCGGACCATGGGCAGGCGGCGAGCGGGGCCCAGCGTGGCCCGGGAG attgaTGGATTGGAGGAGAAGCTGGCACGCTGCAGACAAAGCATGGAAGAGGTGGACCTGAAGCTGCGCAAGGAGAAGCTTAGCCCTGAAGGAAG AAAGTCACTGGAGAGAGAGCGAAACTTACTAATGACCAAAGCTGACAACTATG agaaagAACTGAGTGTGCTTCGTAAGGAAAATCGCAAGAATGCTGCCCTTGCTGTGGCCGTGGCATTGCTGATAGCTCTTATTTACGCCTGCTGGACAATGTGA